A stretch of Miscanthus floridulus cultivar M001 chromosome 13, ASM1932011v1, whole genome shotgun sequence DNA encodes these proteins:
- the LOC136501072 gene encoding vesicle-associated membrane protein 714-like: MAIVYALVARGTVVLAEFAAVSGNAGAVARRILEKLPPDAESRLCFAQDRYIFHVLRSDAAGITFLCMANDTFGRRIPFLYLEGIQMRFMKNYGRVAHSALAYAMNDEFSRVLHQQMEFFSSNPSADTLNRLRGEVSEIHTVMVDNIEKILDRGDRISLLVDKTSTMQDSTFHFRKQSKRLRRALWMKNAKLLVVLTVVIVVLLYLIISAFCGGLSLSSCRS; this comes from the exons ATGGCGATCGTGTACGCCCTGGTGGCGCGCGGCACGGTGGTGCTGGCCGAGTTCGCCGCCGTCTCGGGCAACGCCGGCGCCGTGGCCCGCCGGATCCTCGAGAAGCTGCCGCCCGACGCCGAGTCCAGGCTGTGCTTCGCGCAGGACCGGTACATCTTCCACGTCCTCCGATCCGACGCCGCCGGCATCACCTTCCTCTGTATGGCCAACGACACCTTCGGAA GAAGGATCCCCTTCCTCTACCTGGAGGGCATCCAAATGAGGTTCATGAAAAACTACGGCAGAGTCGCCCACTCTGCGCTGGCTTACGCCATGAACGATGAGTTCTCCAGGGTGCTCCATCAGCAAATGGAGTTCTTCTCCAGCAACCCAAGCGCCGACACGCTCAACCGTCTCCGCGGAGAAGTCAGTGAG ATACACACCGTCATGGTCGACAACATAGAGAAAATTCTTGACAGAGGTGATCGCATATCGCTCCTTGTGGACAAGACATCCACCATGCAAGACAGCACCTTCCACTTCCGCAAGCAATCCAAGAGGCTCCGCAGAGCTCTTTGGATGAAGAATGCCAAGCTTCT agttGTGTTGACAGTTGTCATAGTAGTGCTGCTCTACTTGATCATTTCTGCTTTCTGTGGAGGCCTTTCCCTATCATCATGCAGATCATGA
- the LOC136501071 gene encoding serotonin N-acetyltransferase 2, chloroplastic-like: protein MPMQMRQQPWPGAASAAAALKSRRFLLLRPPQYPSTAAAAAASTTTISRSSRRLVLRPPRASSPAGGLRLTVSDAELESRGFAVRRTAEGIDVAALNEVFARVGFPRRQEERLRRALEHSRVVWLSAAGEEGRPVAFARAAGDGVFNAVVWDVVVEPSCQGLGLGRAVMERLVDELRRDGVANIVLYAETRVVGFYRQLDFAMDPDGIRGMAYYRKSAFATAATSSSPPPA, encoded by the coding sequence ATGCCAATGCAGATGCGGCAGCAACCATGGCCGGGTGCGGCTTCTGCTGCGGCAGCATTGAAATCGCGGCGGTTTCTGCTGTTGCGACCGCCTCAGTACCCGTCCActgcagcagcagcggcggcatCGACGACGACGATATCCCGGTCctcccggcggctggtgctgCGTCCGCCTCGTGCCTCCAGCCCCGCCGGTGGCTTGCGGCTTACGGTGTCGGACGCGGAGCTGGAGTCCCGCGGGTTCGCGGTGCGGCGCACGGCGGAGGGCATCGACGTGGCGGCGCTGAACGAGGTGTTCGCACGCGTGGGGTTCCCGCGGCGCCAGGAGGAGCGGCTGCGGCGCGCGCTGGAGCACAGCCGCGTGGTGTGGCTGTCGGCGGCCGGGGAGGAAGGTCGGCCCGTGGCGTTCGCGCGCGCGGCCGGGGACGGCGTGTTCAACGCCGTGGTGTGGGACGTGGTGGTGGAGCCGTCGTGCCAGGGCCTCGGGCTGGGCCGCGCCGTCATGGAGCGCCTCGTCGACGAGCTCCGGCGCGACGGCGTCGCCAACATCGTGCTCTACGCCGAGACGCGCGTCGTCGGGTTCTACCGCCAGCTCGACTTCGCCATGGATCCCGACGGCATCAGGGGGATGGCATACTACCGCAAGTCCGCCTTCGCTACTGCGGCAACATCGTCCTCACCACCACCCGCTTGA